The genomic region AAGCTAAGCAAAATCCAGCAAACAAAAGTGAGATGACAACCATAGAATAAGATATTTTACCAAGTGTGACAAAGGAAAATGTATTcatcaaattattttttgttaattttattaAGGTTATTAAAATCTCTTTAGAGTTGAATGACAAAATAAGTGTTTTTATACAGACAATGGTACATTTCATCGAGTTGTCCCATGTCCCCCAACCCCCCCTCCTTTCTTTCCGGTCCAGAAGAACAAAAGCTCAATGATTGACCCTGGCAGGTTTGCACGCCAATTGCATCGAGTCTGCCTTTTCCGTCAGGCGGCTTTACGGACAGACTGTCATAGGTCCAGGGACAAACTGAACCCACGTCCACCGAGAcccagagagaaagagagaggtggCGTATGGAAGGAAACGAGACAACGGCGAGATGGTTCATCTAGGCATTCAGATACTGAGGAAGATCCTGCTCCACCACCTGCACAAAAGAGATAGATACAAATGTATAAAAAtctgatattaatcagaatcttgtgtattgtaaagaaaatgttgatttcctcattaaaaaaaTTCTAGTTGATAAAGAAAATTCCATGGCCAGTTATTCAAATCAAAATTTTTACAAACGTTTATTTTGTTAAATCTTTACAACACATATTTGTTATTaagtttatatattttttgaaaatgCTCAAGTGAAATAATATAAAGCCACTAAAGCCATTTGTGTACATACGCTTGGATCATCCATGGTTCCATATCGTTTCACCACCTGACCCTCTTTGTTGATCAGAAACTACAAAGATATCAAAAATAGTTTAATTCTTTTATACATTTGAAACAAAATCCTAACACAGCAAAACTTAAGAATGTGGTACAATTTGGAGTTTTCTGATAACCATAATATTAgcaccagttgtttgttttaccttggtgaaattccacttgataccactagagggacaaaaaacaaaaacaaatgtaatgCAGGAATAGAACAATAACAATGAAGTCGGGGATGGAAATGAGTCTTACTTTCCCATGAAGCCTCTCCCGTTGGGCTGCTCCTTCATCCACTTCCACAGCGGGTGAGCGTTGGGCCCGTTGACGTCGATCTTGCTGAACATGTCAAAGTGGGCATTGTACGAGTGCGCAAACTGCTTGATCTCGGCGTTCGTGCCTGGCTCCTGTCAGTTGACAGAACAAAATATAAATCATAGATAAGCACGAATAATCACAGCACAAACAAGAGCAAATCGGGTGTACCTGATTGGCAAACTGGTTGGAAGGGAAGGCCAGAATGCGTAAACCTCTCTCAGCGTACTTGGCGTGCATCTCTGCAAACTGAGAGTAGTTTACGGGCGTTTTGCCTCATTTGGACGCTACGTTGGTGATGATGACCACGTTGCCCCTGGAAAAAGAACACTCACAGTTAAGGTGATTAGTTTGGAGGCCGCACGTGGAAGTAGAGGCTCACCGGTATTTTTCTAGTGAGACCAAATTCCCATCAATGTCGGTGGCTGAGAAGTCATAAATGGAGGTGGCCAAGCTCCAATCCCCTGGTGGGTCCCCCTGTGGGATGATATGAAGCCACAAGGGTCA from Syngnathus scovelli strain Florida chromosome 10, RoL_Ssco_1.2, whole genome shotgun sequence harbors:
- the gpx4a gene encoding glutathione peroxidase 4a isoform X2, translating into MRLLGSTVLLSVLLQALGDPPGDWSLATSIYDFSATDIDGNLVSLEKYRGNVVIITNVASKUGKTPVNYSQFAEMHAKYAERGLRILAFPSNQFANQEPGTNAEIKQFAHSYNAHFDMFSKIDVNGPNAHPLWKWMKEQPNGRGFMGNGIKWNFTKFLINKEGQVVKRYGTMDDPSVVEQDLPQYLNA
- the gpx4a gene encoding glutathione peroxidase 4a isoform X1; translation: MCSSKMRPLCFISACAAVSTIGVSLVVLLYFLIPSTGDPPGDWSLATSIYDFSATDIDGNLVSLEKYRGNVVIITNVASKUGKTPVNYSQFAEMHAKYAERGLRILAFPSNQFANQEPGTNAEIKQFAHSYNAHFDMFSKIDVNGPNAHPLWKWMKEQPNGRGFMGNGIKWNFTKFLINKEGQVVKRYGTMDDPSVVEQDLPQYLNA